One Nerophis lumbriciformis linkage group LG21, RoL_Nlum_v2.1, whole genome shotgun sequence DNA segment encodes these proteins:
- the LOC133621184 gene encoding neuronal acetylcholine receptor subunit alpha-7-like isoform X4, with amino-acid sequence MKRVFLLRRQKESLSAVINQRAGTMQGPQQRSLLRELLRDYNPMERPVANDSHTLVVQFSFTLMQVMDVDEKNQILTTNAWLQMQWYDHYLQWNQSEYPGVKNLRFTADQVWTPDILLYNSAHNKFDATFKTNVLVNSSGFCEYLPPGIFISTCNVDVRWFPFDVQRCELKFGSWTFDGWLLDIQMKEADVSGYMINGEWDLLALPEVPGGRHEVFYECCAEPYPDVTFVVTLRRRTLYYALNLLIPCVLLSSMTLLVFLLPANSGEKISLGITVLLSLTVFMLMVAEIMPATSDSIPLIGQYFASTMVIVGMSVVATVIVLQFHHHNPNNGQIPHWVKLVLLQWIPWFLRMKRPGEAVDHSQADTPSKTMSSPAPPTPEGLASLRSRLAQLHPSAPNGCIVLPHPNLHPQANGHLPYMGFRAFPCAAELDAPGDGQRRVAAGGEGEAASPDTPSHQHLAPASPYPYTASSNPEPYGVSPGGAEAISSNGVIGGKAVDAQLQALLSEVQFLVERVLEQDRQLGLAEQWQFAAAVIDRLCLVGFSVFNIICTIAILMAAPNFGDALAKDFL; translated from the exons ATGAAGCGGGTCTTTCTTTTACGACGGCAGAAAGAGAGTCTGTCCGCCGTGATCAATCAGCGGGCGG GAACAATGCAGGGTCCGCAGCAGCGCTCTCTGCTCAGGGAGCTTCTGAGAGACTACAACCCCATGGAGAGACCGGTGGCAAACGACTCGCACACACTGGTGGTCCAGTTCTCCTTCACGCTGATGCAGGTCATGGATGTG GATGAAAAGAACCAGATCCTCACCACCAACGCTTGGCTGCAGATG CAGTGGTACGATCACTACCTCCAGTGGAATCAGTCGGAATACCCTGGCGTTAAAAACCTTCGCTTCACCGCGGATCAAGTCTGGACACCTGACATTTTGCTTTATAACAG TGCTCACAATAAGTTTGATGCCACCTTCAAGACCAACGTGCTGGTGAACTCCAGCGGTTTCTGTGAGTACCTGCCCCCAG GAATATTTATCAGTACCTGTAACGTGGACGTGCGCTGGTTTCCCTTCGACGTTCAGCGATGCGAGCTAAAGTTTGGCTCCTGGACGTTTGATGGCTGGCTGCTGGACATCCAGATGAAGGAGGCAGACGTGTCAGGCTACATGATCAACGGGGAGTGGGACCTGCTGG CCCTTCCAGAGGTCCCTGGTGGTCGCCACGAGGTTTTCTACGAGTGTTGCGCGGAGCCTTACCCCGATGTGACCTTTGTGGTGACCCTGCGCCGGAGGACCTTGTACTACgccctcaacctcctcatcccCTGTGTGCTCCTCTCGTCCATGACGCTGCTGGTCTTCCTGCTCCCGGCCAACTCTGGAGAGAAGATCAGCCTGG GCATCACTGTTCTGCTTTCTTTGACGGTCTTCATGCTGATGGTCGCTGAGATTATGCCTGCAACCTCAGATTCGATACCACTCATAG GTCAGTACTTTGCCAGCACCATGGTGATTGTTGGTATGTCTGTAGTGGCTACAGTTATTGtccttcagttccatcaccacaACCCCAACAACGGACAAATACCACATTGG GTCAAGCTGGTTCTGCTGCAGTGGATCCCTTGGTTCCTGAGGATGAAACGTCCTGGTGAGGCGGTGGACCACAGCCAAGCAGACACTCCAAGCAAGACCATGTCCTCACCTGCCCCGCCCACACCCGAGGGCTTAGCCTCCCTGAGGTCCAGGCTGGCTCAGCTGCACCCCTCAGCGCCTAACGGCTGCATCGTCCTCCCGCATCCTAATCTGCACCCCCAAGCTAACGGTCACCTGCCTTACATGGGCTTCCGAGCCTTTCCGTGCGCTGCGGAACTGGACGCTCCGGGTGACGGTCAAAGGAGGGTGGCGGCGGGTGGAGAAGGAGAGGCAGCCTCACCGGATACACCTAGTCATCAACACCTTGCACCTGCTAGTCCCTATCCCTACACGGCATCTTCGAACCCTGAACCGTACGGTGTGTCTCCGGGTGGAGCAGAAGCCATCTCCTCAAATGGCGTCATTGGAGGCAAGGCGGTGGACGCCCAGCTCCAGGCTCTTCTCTCGGAGGTGCAGTTCTTAGTGGAGCGGGTTCTGGAGCAGGACCGGCAGCTCGGTCTCGCAGAGCAGTGGCAGTTTGCCGCGGCCGTCATCGACCGCCTGTGTCTGGTGGGGTTCAGCGTCTTCAACATCATCTGCACCATCGCCATCCTAATGGCCGCGCCCAACTTTGGGGACGCTCTGGCCAAAGACTTCCTCTGA
- the LOC133621184 gene encoding neuronal acetylcholine receptor subunit alpha-7-like isoform X2, translating into MSFYYSSAIIWPALTQRSLLHDSAPPPAKKDQYFTNSPSPLTPVGTMQGPQQRSLLRELLRDYNPMERPVANDSHTLVVQFSFTLMQVMDVDEKNQILTTNAWLQMWYDHYLQWNQSEYPGVKNLRFTADQVWTPDILLYNSAHNKFDATFKTNVLVNSSGFCEYLPPGIFISTCNVDVRWFPFDVQRCELKFGSWTFDGWLLDIQMKEADVSGYMINGEWDLLALPEVPGGRHEVFYECCAEPYPDVTFVVTLRRRTLYYALNLLIPCVLLSSMTLLVFLLPANSGEKISLGITVLLSLTVFMLMVAEIMPATSDSIPLIGQYFASTMVIVGMSVVATVIVLQFHHHNPNNGQIPHWVKLVLLQWIPWFLRMKRPGEAVDHSQADTPSKTMSSPAPPTPEGLASLRSRLAQLHPSAPNGCIVLPHPNLHPQANGHLPYMGFRAFPCAAELDAPGDGQRRVAAGGEGEAASPDTPSHQHLAPASPYPYTASSNPEPYGVSPGGAEAISSNGVIGGKAVDAQLQALLSEVQFLVERVLEQDRQLGLAEQWQFAAAVIDRLCLVGFSVFNIICTIAILMAAPNFGDALAKDFL; encoded by the exons ATGAGCTTCTATTACTCTTCGGCCATCATCTGGCCGGCCCTGACACAGCGTTCTCTTCTTCACGACTctgcccctccccccgccaaaaaaGATCAATACTTTACCAATTCTCCATCTCCGTTGACCCCTGTAGGAACAATGCAGGGTCCGCAGCAGCGCTCTCTGCTCAGGGAGCTTCTGAGAGACTACAACCCCATGGAGAGACCGGTGGCAAACGACTCGCACACACTGGTGGTCCAGTTCTCCTTCACGCTGATGCAGGTCATGGATGTG GATGAAAAGAACCAGATCCTCACCACCAACGCTTGGCTGCAGATG TGGTACGATCACTACCTCCAGTGGAATCAGTCGGAATACCCTGGCGTTAAAAACCTTCGCTTCACCGCGGATCAAGTCTGGACACCTGACATTTTGCTTTATAACAG TGCTCACAATAAGTTTGATGCCACCTTCAAGACCAACGTGCTGGTGAACTCCAGCGGTTTCTGTGAGTACCTGCCCCCAG GAATATTTATCAGTACCTGTAACGTGGACGTGCGCTGGTTTCCCTTCGACGTTCAGCGATGCGAGCTAAAGTTTGGCTCCTGGACGTTTGATGGCTGGCTGCTGGACATCCAGATGAAGGAGGCAGACGTGTCAGGCTACATGATCAACGGGGAGTGGGACCTGCTGG CCCTTCCAGAGGTCCCTGGTGGTCGCCACGAGGTTTTCTACGAGTGTTGCGCGGAGCCTTACCCCGATGTGACCTTTGTGGTGACCCTGCGCCGGAGGACCTTGTACTACgccctcaacctcctcatcccCTGTGTGCTCCTCTCGTCCATGACGCTGCTGGTCTTCCTGCTCCCGGCCAACTCTGGAGAGAAGATCAGCCTGG GCATCACTGTTCTGCTTTCTTTGACGGTCTTCATGCTGATGGTCGCTGAGATTATGCCTGCAACCTCAGATTCGATACCACTCATAG GTCAGTACTTTGCCAGCACCATGGTGATTGTTGGTATGTCTGTAGTGGCTACAGTTATTGtccttcagttccatcaccacaACCCCAACAACGGACAAATACCACATTGG GTCAAGCTGGTTCTGCTGCAGTGGATCCCTTGGTTCCTGAGGATGAAACGTCCTGGTGAGGCGGTGGACCACAGCCAAGCAGACACTCCAAGCAAGACCATGTCCTCACCTGCCCCGCCCACACCCGAGGGCTTAGCCTCCCTGAGGTCCAGGCTGGCTCAGCTGCACCCCTCAGCGCCTAACGGCTGCATCGTCCTCCCGCATCCTAATCTGCACCCCCAAGCTAACGGTCACCTGCCTTACATGGGCTTCCGAGCCTTTCCGTGCGCTGCGGAACTGGACGCTCCGGGTGACGGTCAAAGGAGGGTGGCGGCGGGTGGAGAAGGAGAGGCAGCCTCACCGGATACACCTAGTCATCAACACCTTGCACCTGCTAGTCCCTATCCCTACACGGCATCTTCGAACCCTGAACCGTACGGTGTGTCTCCGGGTGGAGCAGAAGCCATCTCCTCAAATGGCGTCATTGGAGGCAAGGCGGTGGACGCCCAGCTCCAGGCTCTTCTCTCGGAGGTGCAGTTCTTAGTGGAGCGGGTTCTGGAGCAGGACCGGCAGCTCGGTCTCGCAGAGCAGTGGCAGTTTGCCGCGGCCGTCATCGACCGCCTGTGTCTGGTGGGGTTCAGCGTCTTCAACATCATCTGCACCATCGCCATCCTAATGGCCGCGCCCAACTTTGGGGACGCTCTGGCCAAAGACTTCCTCTGA
- the LOC133621184 gene encoding neuronal acetylcholine receptor subunit alpha-7-like isoform X1: protein MSFYYSSAIIWPALTQRSLLHDSAPPPAKKDQYFTNSPSPLTPVGTMQGPQQRSLLRELLRDYNPMERPVANDSHTLVVQFSFTLMQVMDVDEKNQILTTNAWLQMQWYDHYLQWNQSEYPGVKNLRFTADQVWTPDILLYNSAHNKFDATFKTNVLVNSSGFCEYLPPGIFISTCNVDVRWFPFDVQRCELKFGSWTFDGWLLDIQMKEADVSGYMINGEWDLLALPEVPGGRHEVFYECCAEPYPDVTFVVTLRRRTLYYALNLLIPCVLLSSMTLLVFLLPANSGEKISLGITVLLSLTVFMLMVAEIMPATSDSIPLIGQYFASTMVIVGMSVVATVIVLQFHHHNPNNGQIPHWVKLVLLQWIPWFLRMKRPGEAVDHSQADTPSKTMSSPAPPTPEGLASLRSRLAQLHPSAPNGCIVLPHPNLHPQANGHLPYMGFRAFPCAAELDAPGDGQRRVAAGGEGEAASPDTPSHQHLAPASPYPYTASSNPEPYGVSPGGAEAISSNGVIGGKAVDAQLQALLSEVQFLVERVLEQDRQLGLAEQWQFAAAVIDRLCLVGFSVFNIICTIAILMAAPNFGDALAKDFL from the exons ATGAGCTTCTATTACTCTTCGGCCATCATCTGGCCGGCCCTGACACAGCGTTCTCTTCTTCACGACTctgcccctccccccgccaaaaaaGATCAATACTTTACCAATTCTCCATCTCCGTTGACCCCTGTAGGAACAATGCAGGGTCCGCAGCAGCGCTCTCTGCTCAGGGAGCTTCTGAGAGACTACAACCCCATGGAGAGACCGGTGGCAAACGACTCGCACACACTGGTGGTCCAGTTCTCCTTCACGCTGATGCAGGTCATGGATGTG GATGAAAAGAACCAGATCCTCACCACCAACGCTTGGCTGCAGATG CAGTGGTACGATCACTACCTCCAGTGGAATCAGTCGGAATACCCTGGCGTTAAAAACCTTCGCTTCACCGCGGATCAAGTCTGGACACCTGACATTTTGCTTTATAACAG TGCTCACAATAAGTTTGATGCCACCTTCAAGACCAACGTGCTGGTGAACTCCAGCGGTTTCTGTGAGTACCTGCCCCCAG GAATATTTATCAGTACCTGTAACGTGGACGTGCGCTGGTTTCCCTTCGACGTTCAGCGATGCGAGCTAAAGTTTGGCTCCTGGACGTTTGATGGCTGGCTGCTGGACATCCAGATGAAGGAGGCAGACGTGTCAGGCTACATGATCAACGGGGAGTGGGACCTGCTGG CCCTTCCAGAGGTCCCTGGTGGTCGCCACGAGGTTTTCTACGAGTGTTGCGCGGAGCCTTACCCCGATGTGACCTTTGTGGTGACCCTGCGCCGGAGGACCTTGTACTACgccctcaacctcctcatcccCTGTGTGCTCCTCTCGTCCATGACGCTGCTGGTCTTCCTGCTCCCGGCCAACTCTGGAGAGAAGATCAGCCTGG GCATCACTGTTCTGCTTTCTTTGACGGTCTTCATGCTGATGGTCGCTGAGATTATGCCTGCAACCTCAGATTCGATACCACTCATAG GTCAGTACTTTGCCAGCACCATGGTGATTGTTGGTATGTCTGTAGTGGCTACAGTTATTGtccttcagttccatcaccacaACCCCAACAACGGACAAATACCACATTGG GTCAAGCTGGTTCTGCTGCAGTGGATCCCTTGGTTCCTGAGGATGAAACGTCCTGGTGAGGCGGTGGACCACAGCCAAGCAGACACTCCAAGCAAGACCATGTCCTCACCTGCCCCGCCCACACCCGAGGGCTTAGCCTCCCTGAGGTCCAGGCTGGCTCAGCTGCACCCCTCAGCGCCTAACGGCTGCATCGTCCTCCCGCATCCTAATCTGCACCCCCAAGCTAACGGTCACCTGCCTTACATGGGCTTCCGAGCCTTTCCGTGCGCTGCGGAACTGGACGCTCCGGGTGACGGTCAAAGGAGGGTGGCGGCGGGTGGAGAAGGAGAGGCAGCCTCACCGGATACACCTAGTCATCAACACCTTGCACCTGCTAGTCCCTATCCCTACACGGCATCTTCGAACCCTGAACCGTACGGTGTGTCTCCGGGTGGAGCAGAAGCCATCTCCTCAAATGGCGTCATTGGAGGCAAGGCGGTGGACGCCCAGCTCCAGGCTCTTCTCTCGGAGGTGCAGTTCTTAGTGGAGCGGGTTCTGGAGCAGGACCGGCAGCTCGGTCTCGCAGAGCAGTGGCAGTTTGCCGCGGCCGTCATCGACCGCCTGTGTCTGGTGGGGTTCAGCGTCTTCAACATCATCTGCACCATCGCCATCCTAATGGCCGCGCCCAACTTTGGGGACGCTCTGGCCAAAGACTTCCTCTGA
- the LOC133621184 gene encoding neuronal acetylcholine receptor subunit alpha-7-like isoform X3 has product MSFYYSSAIIWPALTQRSLLHDSAPPPAKKDQYFTNSPSPLTPVGTMQGPQQRSLLRELLRDYNPMERPVANDSHTLVVQFSFTLMQVMDVDEKNQILTTNAWLQMQWYDHYLQWNQSEYPGVKNLRFTADQVWTPDILLYNSAHNKFDATFKTNVLVNSSGFCEYLPPGIFISTCNVDVRWFPFDVQRCELKFGSWTFDGWLLDIQMKEADVSGYMINGEWDLLEVPGGRHEVFYECCAEPYPDVTFVVTLRRRTLYYALNLLIPCVLLSSMTLLVFLLPANSGEKISLGITVLLSLTVFMLMVAEIMPATSDSIPLIGQYFASTMVIVGMSVVATVIVLQFHHHNPNNGQIPHWVKLVLLQWIPWFLRMKRPGEAVDHSQADTPSKTMSSPAPPTPEGLASLRSRLAQLHPSAPNGCIVLPHPNLHPQANGHLPYMGFRAFPCAAELDAPGDGQRRVAAGGEGEAASPDTPSHQHLAPASPYPYTASSNPEPYGVSPGGAEAISSNGVIGGKAVDAQLQALLSEVQFLVERVLEQDRQLGLAEQWQFAAAVIDRLCLVGFSVFNIICTIAILMAAPNFGDALAKDFL; this is encoded by the exons ATGAGCTTCTATTACTCTTCGGCCATCATCTGGCCGGCCCTGACACAGCGTTCTCTTCTTCACGACTctgcccctccccccgccaaaaaaGATCAATACTTTACCAATTCTCCATCTCCGTTGACCCCTGTAGGAACAATGCAGGGTCCGCAGCAGCGCTCTCTGCTCAGGGAGCTTCTGAGAGACTACAACCCCATGGAGAGACCGGTGGCAAACGACTCGCACACACTGGTGGTCCAGTTCTCCTTCACGCTGATGCAGGTCATGGATGTG GATGAAAAGAACCAGATCCTCACCACCAACGCTTGGCTGCAGATG CAGTGGTACGATCACTACCTCCAGTGGAATCAGTCGGAATACCCTGGCGTTAAAAACCTTCGCTTCACCGCGGATCAAGTCTGGACACCTGACATTTTGCTTTATAACAG TGCTCACAATAAGTTTGATGCCACCTTCAAGACCAACGTGCTGGTGAACTCCAGCGGTTTCTGTGAGTACCTGCCCCCAG GAATATTTATCAGTACCTGTAACGTGGACGTGCGCTGGTTTCCCTTCGACGTTCAGCGATGCGAGCTAAAGTTTGGCTCCTGGACGTTTGATGGCTGGCTGCTGGACATCCAGATGAAGGAGGCAGACGTGTCAGGCTACATGATCAACGGGGAGTGGGACCTGCTGG AGGTCCCTGGTGGTCGCCACGAGGTTTTCTACGAGTGTTGCGCGGAGCCTTACCCCGATGTGACCTTTGTGGTGACCCTGCGCCGGAGGACCTTGTACTACgccctcaacctcctcatcccCTGTGTGCTCCTCTCGTCCATGACGCTGCTGGTCTTCCTGCTCCCGGCCAACTCTGGAGAGAAGATCAGCCTGG GCATCACTGTTCTGCTTTCTTTGACGGTCTTCATGCTGATGGTCGCTGAGATTATGCCTGCAACCTCAGATTCGATACCACTCATAG GTCAGTACTTTGCCAGCACCATGGTGATTGTTGGTATGTCTGTAGTGGCTACAGTTATTGtccttcagttccatcaccacaACCCCAACAACGGACAAATACCACATTGG GTCAAGCTGGTTCTGCTGCAGTGGATCCCTTGGTTCCTGAGGATGAAACGTCCTGGTGAGGCGGTGGACCACAGCCAAGCAGACACTCCAAGCAAGACCATGTCCTCACCTGCCCCGCCCACACCCGAGGGCTTAGCCTCCCTGAGGTCCAGGCTGGCTCAGCTGCACCCCTCAGCGCCTAACGGCTGCATCGTCCTCCCGCATCCTAATCTGCACCCCCAAGCTAACGGTCACCTGCCTTACATGGGCTTCCGAGCCTTTCCGTGCGCTGCGGAACTGGACGCTCCGGGTGACGGTCAAAGGAGGGTGGCGGCGGGTGGAGAAGGAGAGGCAGCCTCACCGGATACACCTAGTCATCAACACCTTGCACCTGCTAGTCCCTATCCCTACACGGCATCTTCGAACCCTGAACCGTACGGTGTGTCTCCGGGTGGAGCAGAAGCCATCTCCTCAAATGGCGTCATTGGAGGCAAGGCGGTGGACGCCCAGCTCCAGGCTCTTCTCTCGGAGGTGCAGTTCTTAGTGGAGCGGGTTCTGGAGCAGGACCGGCAGCTCGGTCTCGCAGAGCAGTGGCAGTTTGCCGCGGCCGTCATCGACCGCCTGTGTCTGGTGGGGTTCAGCGTCTTCAACATCATCTGCACCATCGCCATCCTAATGGCCGCGCCCAACTTTGGGGACGCTCTGGCCAAAGACTTCCTCTGA